One genomic segment of Mycolicibacterium neworleansense includes these proteins:
- the bphC gene encoding biphenyl-2,3-diol 1,2-dioxygenase, with translation MGLIKSLGYVSVAASDIERWRHFAFNVLGFATGDGPDESALYLRMDERAARIIVVPGDVDKIVTVGWEVRDHADLERVKAALETAGVPFKQLSLQEADARRVEGAIAFEDPAGTALEVFHGPVLDHSPVITPFGAKFVTGEQGLGHVVLPALDVSGLFEFYTEVLGFKSRGAFRVPVPPEFGPVRVRFMGVNQRHHSLAICPAQTLRDPGLIHLMVEVDTLDAVGQALDRVNAEGFQLSSTLGRHTNDKMVSFYVRAPGDWDIEFGTDGMKVDESYYTAEEITADSYWGHQWVTDLPKAMQP, from the coding sequence ATGGGATTGATCAAGAGCCTCGGCTACGTCAGCGTCGCGGCCTCCGACATCGAGCGCTGGCGGCACTTCGCCTTCAACGTGCTCGGATTCGCCACCGGTGACGGACCGGACGAATCCGCGCTGTATCTGCGGATGGACGAGCGGGCCGCGCGCATCATCGTGGTGCCCGGAGACGTCGACAAGATCGTCACCGTCGGCTGGGAGGTACGCGACCACGCCGACCTTGAGCGGGTGAAGGCGGCGCTAGAGACCGCCGGCGTGCCGTTCAAACAGCTGTCACTGCAAGAGGCCGACGCCCGCCGGGTCGAGGGAGCCATCGCTTTCGAGGACCCGGCCGGCACCGCGCTGGAGGTGTTCCATGGCCCGGTACTCGACCACTCCCCGGTGATCACGCCGTTCGGCGCGAAGTTCGTCACCGGCGAGCAGGGCCTGGGCCACGTGGTGCTACCCGCACTCGACGTCAGCGGCTTGTTCGAGTTCTACACAGAGGTCCTCGGTTTCAAGTCCCGCGGCGCGTTTCGCGTACCGGTGCCACCGGAGTTCGGACCGGTCCGGGTGCGGTTCATGGGAGTCAACCAGCGTCACCACAGCCTCGCGATCTGCCCCGCACAGACGCTGCGCGATCCCGGCCTCATCCATCTCATGGTCGAAGTGGACACGCTTGACGCGGTGGGCCAGGCCCTCGACCGGGTCAATGCCGAGGGCTTCCAGCTCTCGTCCACCCTGGGCCGCCACACCAACGACAAGATGGTGTCCTTCTATGTGCGCGCCCCCGGCGACTGGGATATCGAGTTCGGCACCGATGGCATGAAGGTCGACGAATCCTATTACACGGCAGAGGAAATCACCGCTGACAGCTATTGGGGCCACCAGTGGGTCACCGATCTACCGAAGGCCATGCAACCGTGA
- a CDS encoding flavin-containing monooxygenase: protein MGAGFGGLYALHKFRSQGLSVRVFEAAPEVGGTWYFNRYPGARCDVESVDYCFSFSDELQQEWTWTEKYATQAEILTYINWVADKLELRRDITFETRVSSAVLDEQTLRWTITTDTGESVDARFVVMATGPLSAAMTPDFPGLDTFAGDVYHTAHWPHESVDFTGKRVAVIGTGSSGIQSIPIIAEQAERLYVFQRTPNYSVPAGNRPLTADEIADIKANYAERRRMSWRSGGGSPYVAHPKLTMEATPQERHDAFEKRWELGGVLFSKTFSDQMVSLEANEEARKFYENKIRAVINDPALAEALIPNDHPIGTKRICTDTNYFQTFNRPNVELVSVRKTPIESIDELGINTSDAHYGIDALVLATGFDAMTGALAKIEIVGRDGKKLADDWADGPRTYLGLGTDGFPNLFLVSGPGAPAVLANMVLHAEAHVNWIADAIAHIDQNSYAAIEPTADAVDSWIAECAQRAEATLFTKANSWYMGANVPGKPRMFMLFIGGFGTYLDICNEAAAAGYKGFDLLKAP, encoded by the coding sequence GTGGGCGCCGGCTTCGGCGGCCTGTACGCGTTGCACAAGTTCCGGTCGCAAGGCCTGTCGGTGCGCGTCTTCGAGGCAGCGCCAGAAGTGGGTGGCACGTGGTACTTCAACCGCTACCCGGGCGCGCGTTGTGACGTCGAGAGCGTTGACTACTGCTTCTCGTTCTCCGACGAACTCCAGCAAGAGTGGACCTGGACCGAGAAGTACGCCACCCAGGCGGAAATTCTGACGTACATCAACTGGGTCGCCGACAAGCTCGAACTGCGTCGTGACATCACTTTCGAGACAAGGGTGAGTTCGGCAGTGCTCGATGAGCAGACGCTGCGCTGGACCATCACGACTGACACCGGTGAATCCGTGGACGCACGGTTCGTGGTGATGGCCACCGGGCCGCTGTCGGCCGCGATGACACCTGACTTCCCGGGCCTGGACACCTTCGCCGGGGACGTCTACCACACAGCCCATTGGCCCCATGAGAGTGTGGATTTCACCGGCAAGCGCGTCGCCGTCATCGGCACCGGATCATCTGGTATCCAGTCCATCCCGATCATCGCCGAACAAGCCGAACGGCTCTACGTATTTCAGCGCACCCCGAACTACAGTGTGCCGGCCGGTAACCGGCCGCTCACGGCGGATGAGATCGCCGACATCAAGGCCAACTACGCCGAGCGGCGCCGGATGTCGTGGCGCAGCGGCGGCGGATCCCCATATGTCGCACATCCCAAGCTCACCATGGAAGCGACGCCTCAAGAGCGCCACGACGCGTTCGAGAAGCGTTGGGAGTTGGGCGGTGTGCTGTTCTCGAAGACGTTCAGCGATCAGATGGTCTCTCTGGAAGCCAACGAAGAGGCCCGCAAGTTCTACGAGAACAAAATCCGTGCCGTCATCAACGACCCAGCGCTCGCCGAGGCGCTGATCCCCAACGACCATCCGATCGGTACCAAACGGATCTGCACCGACACCAACTACTTTCAGACGTTCAACCGACCCAACGTCGAGCTTGTGAGTGTCCGCAAGACGCCGATCGAATCGATCGACGAGTTGGGTATCAACACGTCGGATGCGCACTATGGCATCGACGCGCTGGTCTTGGCGACCGGGTTCGACGCGATGACCGGTGCATTGGCCAAGATCGAGATCGTCGGCCGGGACGGCAAGAAGCTGGCAGACGACTGGGCTGACGGGCCCCGTACGTACCTGGGTCTGGGCACCGATGGCTTCCCCAACCTGTTCCTGGTATCCGGCCCCGGCGCACCCGCCGTACTGGCCAACATGGTTCTGCATGCCGAAGCGCACGTGAACTGGATCGCCGACGCAATCGCCCATATCGATCAGAACAGCTACGCGGCAATCGAACCGACGGCCGATGCAGTGGACAGCTGGATCGCCGAGTGCGCCCAGCGTGCCGAGGCCACGTTGTTCACCAAGGCCAATTCCTGGTACATGGGTGCCAACGTGCCCGGCAAGCCCCGGATGTTCATGCTGTTCATCGGCGGCTTCGGGACATATCTCGATATCTGCAACGAGGCAGCGGCGGCTGGATACAAGGGGTTCGATCTGCTGAAGGCGCCGTAA
- a CDS encoding ferredoxin--NADP reductase, which yields MTDASLHTRRSVLVTVADVIDESPDARSLVFTVPGDQQERFSYRPGQFLTLRVPSDLTGSVARCYSLASSPHTDPAPKVTVKRTADGYGSNWLCDNIKVGDTIEVLPPAGLFTPASLDADFLLWAAGSGITPVMSILKSVLSAGTGRVVLCYANRDERSVIFAGELRELAARYAGRLTVLHWLESIQGLPTRAQLSGFTKGVFGTAGFEAFVCGPAPFMAVIKETLAEAGIPRERIHLEVFQSLSGDPFGDDTGAGATASDENDAAALQVDLDGTSHRLRWPRQATLVDVLIRSGVDVPYSCKEGQCGSCAATVIRGDVDMSVSDILDPEDLADGIILGCQARPASDDIHIEF from the coding sequence ATGACCGACGCGAGCCTCCACACCAGACGGAGCGTCCTTGTCACGGTGGCCGATGTCATCGATGAAAGCCCTGACGCCCGTTCTCTGGTCTTCACCGTCCCCGGGGACCAGCAGGAGCGATTTTCCTATCGGCCCGGACAATTCCTGACGCTGCGGGTGCCAAGCGACCTGACCGGCTCGGTGGCCCGGTGCTACTCGCTGGCGAGCTCGCCGCACACGGACCCCGCACCCAAGGTGACCGTCAAACGCACCGCCGACGGGTACGGTTCGAATTGGTTGTGCGACAACATCAAAGTGGGCGACACCATCGAAGTGCTGCCCCCAGCTGGACTGTTCACCCCGGCAAGCCTCGATGCCGACTTCCTCTTGTGGGCTGCCGGCAGTGGAATCACGCCGGTGATGTCGATCCTCAAATCGGTCTTGTCGGCAGGTACCGGCCGGGTGGTCCTGTGCTACGCCAACCGCGACGAACGCTCGGTGATCTTCGCCGGCGAACTCCGCGAACTCGCCGCTCGCTACGCGGGCCGGCTGACCGTGCTGCACTGGCTGGAATCGATCCAGGGCCTGCCGACCCGGGCCCAGCTGAGCGGCTTCACCAAGGGCGTGTTCGGGACCGCCGGCTTCGAAGCATTCGTCTGCGGGCCGGCACCGTTCATGGCGGTCATCAAGGAGACACTCGCCGAGGCTGGTATCCCGAGGGAGCGGATCCACCTCGAGGTGTTCCAGTCGCTGTCCGGCGATCCGTTCGGCGACGACACCGGCGCAGGAGCAACGGCTTCCGACGAGAACGACGCCGCCGCGCTTCAGGTCGACCTGGACGGCACCAGTCACCGGCTGAGGTGGCCGCGCCAGGCAACGCTGGTCGATGTGCTGATTCGCTCCGGTGTCGATGTCCCGTATTCCTGCAAAGAGGGACAGTGCGGATCGTGCGCGGCCACGGTGATACGGGGCGATGTGGACATGTCCGTCAGCGACATCTTGGATCCCGAGGACCTCGCGGACGGCATCATCCTCGGCTGCCAGGCGCGGCCGGCCTCCGACGACATCCACATCGAATTCTGA
- a CDS encoding SDR family oxidoreductase, which translates to MPDLTGQVVLVTGAARGTGRVHCERFADAGADVIALNRHEAVDDLCETAEGVRLRGRRCAMGTADISSLAQVTSAVGSGVTALGRLDVATYKRLRPDLDNPTEADAIEVLTARNLLPVPWVEPVDVANAAVFLASGQARYITGTQLVVDAGTTQR; encoded by the coding sequence ATGCCGGATCTGACGGGCCAGGTCGTCCTGGTCACCGGTGCTGCTCGGGGCACCGGCCGGGTGCACTGTGAACGTTTCGCCGACGCCGGGGCCGACGTCATCGCGCTCAATCGACACGAGGCCGTCGACGACCTTTGCGAGACGGCTGAAGGGGTACGGCTGCGTGGCCGGCGCTGTGCCATGGGGACAGCAGATATCAGCAGTCTCGCCCAGGTCACATCCGCAGTCGGTTCGGGTGTGACTGCGTTGGGCCGGCTCGACGTCGCCACTTACAAGAGGCTTCGGCCAGATCTGGACAATCCCACCGAAGCTGACGCGATCGAGGTGCTCACCGCCCGAAACCTGCTTCCGGTGCCGTGGGTCGAACCTGTCGATGTGGCCAACGCCGCGGTGTTCCTGGCCTCCGGCCAAGCTCGGTACATCACCGGTACTCAACTCGTGGTCGACGCCGGAACTACACAACGTTAG
- a CDS encoding TIGR03619 family F420-dependent LLM class oxidoreductase, translating to MRMGLSTPVVVQVPGVASPWEAEAGIDDLARIAAAADNFGFDYLTCSEHVAIPSADAATRGAVYWDPLATLGFLAAHTRRIRLATSVLVLGYHHPLEIAKRYGTLDKVSAGRLVLGVGIGSLEEEFGLIGAPWRQRAARADDALRALRTSLSSATPRYRGPFYAYEGMTVLPHAQQERVPIWVGGRSAGSLRRAVELADGWMPFGLASGEVRTLLSGVDLPPEFDVLLSTAVDPEADPAGTRTAIAALQDAGATAITCAVRADNARHYCDQLARLRDIQEEQ from the coding sequence GTGCGGATGGGCCTGTCGACGCCTGTGGTGGTACAGGTTCCCGGTGTTGCGTCGCCTTGGGAGGCCGAAGCCGGGATTGACGATCTAGCCCGAATTGCCGCTGCGGCTGACAACTTCGGGTTTGACTATCTCACCTGCTCGGAACATGTCGCGATCCCTTCGGCCGACGCCGCCACCCGCGGTGCGGTGTACTGGGACCCGCTGGCCACCCTGGGTTTCCTGGCCGCCCATACCAGGCGGATCCGGCTGGCGACATCGGTTCTGGTCCTTGGCTATCACCACCCGCTGGAGATCGCCAAACGCTACGGCACCTTGGACAAGGTGAGTGCCGGCCGTTTGGTGCTCGGCGTCGGAATCGGCTCCCTGGAAGAGGAATTCGGCCTGATCGGAGCACCCTGGAGGCAACGGGCCGCACGGGCTGACGATGCGCTGCGCGCGCTGCGCACATCACTGTCCAGCGCGACTCCGCGATACCGCGGGCCGTTCTACGCCTACGAGGGAATGACGGTGCTTCCCCATGCCCAGCAGGAGCGGGTGCCGATCTGGGTCGGTGGTCGCAGCGCCGGGTCGTTGCGGCGCGCGGTTGAGCTGGCCGACGGGTGGATGCCGTTCGGTCTGGCGTCCGGCGAGGTGCGGACTCTGTTGTCTGGAGTCGACCTGCCGCCCGAGTTCGACGTGTTGCTGTCGACAGCGGTGGATCCCGAAGCCGATCCGGCGGGCACCCGGACTGCCATAGCGGCGCTGCAGGATGCGGGCGCCACCGCGATCACCTGTGCTGTGCGTGCCGACAATGCCCGCCATTACTGCGATCAGCTCGCCAGGCTGCGTGACATTCAGGAGGAACAATGA
- a CDS encoding SDR family NAD(P)-dependent oxidoreductase: MPDLAKYGPWAVIAGGSEGVGAEFARQLAKDGFNLVLIARKPGPLTDTADQCREFGVEVRAISVDLLDLQSVSRIAEDTADLEVGLLIYNAGASTCNELFLDTDLSEFQKVTDLNVTRMLEMVQHYGRLMADRGRGGIMIVGSLSGYMGAWRHSIYAGAKAFSRMFAESLWLELRERNVDVLELVLGVTRTPAMERVGLNFDAPGILVNEPAEVAAEGLEHLADGPVWVAGGNADRAEANSAPDRSRVVLETHRAIAALIAGAH, translated from the coding sequence ATGCCTGATCTGGCCAAATACGGCCCATGGGCGGTCATCGCAGGGGGGTCGGAGGGGGTGGGCGCCGAGTTTGCCCGCCAGCTCGCGAAGGACGGGTTCAACCTGGTTCTGATCGCCCGCAAACCGGGACCGCTGACGGACACCGCCGACCAGTGCCGTGAGTTCGGTGTCGAGGTGCGCGCGATATCCGTGGACCTGCTTGATCTGCAGTCGGTCTCGCGGATCGCCGAGGATACCGCCGATCTCGAGGTGGGGCTGTTGATCTACAACGCCGGCGCGAGCACGTGCAACGAGCTGTTCCTCGACACCGACCTGAGCGAGTTCCAGAAGGTCACCGATCTCAACGTGACCCGCATGCTTGAGATGGTGCAGCACTACGGAAGGTTGATGGCCGACAGAGGCCGAGGCGGAATCATGATCGTCGGTTCACTCTCGGGTTACATGGGCGCCTGGCGGCACTCCATTTATGCCGGAGCCAAGGCGTTTTCCCGGATGTTCGCCGAAAGCCTGTGGCTGGAGCTGCGTGAGCGCAACGTCGACGTTCTCGAACTGGTGCTGGGTGTGACGCGCACTCCTGCGATGGAGCGCGTCGGATTGAACTTCGATGCCCCCGGGATCCTGGTCAACGAGCCCGCCGAGGTAGCCGCCGAGGGCCTCGAGCATCTGGCGGATGGCCCGGTGTGGGTGGCCGGCGGCAATGCCGACCGCGCCGAAGCCAACAGCGCTCCGGACCGAAGCCGCGTGGTGCTGGAAACTCATCGGGCAATCGCGGCGCTCATCGCGGGGGCGCACTGA
- a CDS encoding acyl-CoA dehydrogenase family protein, which translates to MTERVIDRVRDIADQLRHQGAEAEKIGKLTDETVKMMKSAGNIRLLQPKAHGGLEVHPREFAETVMATAALDPSAGWINGVVGVHPYQLAYADPKVAAEIWADDVDTWVASPYAPQGVAKPVDGGYIFNGRWQFSSGTDHCDWIFLGAMLGDAEGKPLMPPQMLHMILPRSDYEIVEDSWNVVGLRGTGSKDVIVKDAFVPSYRTMDATKVMDGTAQREAGMTDTLYLMPWSTMFPLGISSATIGIAEGALAAALDYQRERVNSSGVAIKDDPYVMYAIGEAAADINAARQELLANVDRIYEIVESGRDVSFEDRAAGRRTQVRAVWRAVSAVDEIFARCGGNAARMDKPLQRYWRDVHVGQAHAIHVPGTVYHASALSSLGVDPQGPLRAMI; encoded by the coding sequence ATGACTGAGCGCGTAATCGACCGGGTGCGCGACATCGCCGACCAGCTGCGCCACCAGGGCGCCGAGGCCGAGAAGATCGGCAAGCTCACCGATGAGACCGTCAAGATGATGAAGTCGGCGGGCAACATCCGCCTCCTGCAGCCGAAGGCTCACGGCGGCCTGGAGGTCCATCCGCGGGAGTTCGCCGAGACCGTGATGGCAACCGCGGCATTGGACCCATCGGCCGGGTGGATCAACGGCGTGGTGGGGGTGCACCCGTACCAGCTGGCCTACGCCGACCCCAAGGTTGCCGCCGAGATCTGGGCTGACGACGTCGACACCTGGGTCGCATCTCCCTACGCGCCCCAAGGGGTGGCCAAGCCTGTCGACGGAGGCTACATCTTCAACGGCCGCTGGCAGTTCAGCTCGGGCACCGATCACTGTGACTGGATCTTCCTGGGCGCGATGCTCGGGGACGCTGAGGGCAAGCCGCTGATGCCGCCGCAGATGCTGCACATGATCCTGCCGCGTTCGGACTACGAGATCGTTGAGGACTCGTGGAATGTAGTGGGACTGCGGGGAACCGGCTCCAAGGACGTAATCGTCAAGGATGCGTTCGTGCCGTCCTACCGGACGATGGACGCGACGAAGGTGATGGACGGTACCGCTCAGCGTGAGGCCGGGATGACCGACACCCTCTATCTGATGCCGTGGTCGACGATGTTCCCGCTCGGGATCAGTTCTGCGACCATCGGCATCGCCGAGGGCGCACTGGCCGCTGCACTCGACTACCAACGCGAGCGGGTCAACTCCAGCGGCGTCGCGATCAAAGACGATCCCTACGTGATGTACGCGATCGGCGAGGCCGCAGCGGACATCAACGCCGCCCGCCAGGAATTGCTGGCCAACGTCGACCGCATCTACGAGATTGTCGAGTCGGGCCGGGACGTCTCCTTCGAGGATCGTGCCGCAGGCCGGCGCACCCAGGTCCGCGCGGTGTGGCGAGCGGTTTCCGCGGTCGACGAGATCTTCGCACGCTGCGGCGGCAATGCAGCCCGGATGGACAAACCGCTGCAACGCTATTGGCGCGATGTGCACGTCGGCCAGGCGCACGCCATCCACGTCCCCGGGACGGTCTATCACGCTTCCGCTCTGAGTTCGTTGGGCGTGGATCCCCAGGGTCCGCTGCGGGCGATGATCTGA